AAAGATCATCCTACATAAATGGACATTTAGCATGTTAACtgatataaaaggagaaatatctGGCAATATCTAACAAAGCTGAAAGTATATATCACCTATTCCTAACCAATTCTACTGCTGAGTAGTCATAAATGAGTCTGGAAACAGATTTAATAAGAAAGATATATTGAATCCTCTTGATTACTTCTTATTAAATACACAGCTTTTTACAgtgaaacagaaacaaaaggcCTTTATACACATCTTTCATTCAAAAGATTTCTTACCAGTATAACTTTTTTGATATCAAGTAAAGTGCCTGCCCATACTATAGGtattcccacattccttacattcatagggtttcttaCCAGTAtggattctctgatgttttgtAAAGGATGAACTGTGtctaaaggccttcccacatgcCTTGcattcatatggtttctctccagtatgaattctctgatgttcagtaagggctgaactgtgtctaaaggccttcccacataCTTTACATTCATAAGGCTTCTCACCactatgaattctctgatgttgaATAAGGGCTGAAGTAAGTCTAAAGAACTTTCCACACTCTttacattcatatggtttctgaccactgtgaattctctgatgtcgAGTAAGTTCACTACCAactccaaaagctttcccacattccttacatttatagggtttctcaccagtatgaattctctgatgtctaGTCAGGGATGAACTATTTCTAAAGACCTTTCCACATGCcttgcattcatagggtttcttaccagtatgaattctctgatgtcgaGCAAGTTCTCTACAGACTCCAAAAGTCTTTCCACATTCTTTACATGCATaaggtttctcaccagtatgaattctctgatgttcaATAAGCTGTGAACTAATTCTGAAGACCTTCTCACATTGTACACATTTGTACGGTTTCTcaccagtgtgaattctctggtGTTCAGTTAACTGTGAATGAAATCTAAAGTCCTTGCCACATTCCATACATCTATAAGGTTTCTCATCAGTATGGATTTTCTGGTGTCGAGTAAGTTGTGCATGCACTCTAAAGGATTTCCCACAGAAtgtgcattcatagggtttctcaacATCATGCATTCTTTGAAGTGGAGCAATTTCTTCAACTCTTCTGAAGGTCCTTCCGTATTCCTTACACTTATAGCACTTCTGATCATCATGAATTTTCTGATGAACACTAAAGtcttcataaaaatgaaatgcaTTCTCATATTCCATATATTTACAAGGATTTACACCAATATGACTATTTAGTGGTAGGGTATGTGGGTCATCTACTCCAAAGGTTTTCCAATATCCATTACATTCATAGGTTTTCTCACCAGTATGTATTCTGTCATATTCAGCAAAGTTTAAGTCACAACTAAAGAACTTCCCAtattctttacattcatagggcttctTGCTATCATAAATTTTCTGATGTAATTTAATAGAGTTATGATTTTTGTAATTGGGCACTTTTTCAGAGATGATTTTCATTTGACCGAAATATCCCACCTCAGGTCTTTGTACTTCAATCTTGCTTTTGCTTTGCCAGTCAGTTCTAAAAATGGAGGTCTCAAGGCCAATGAATTGACCACTTTCTGTTACTTTCCACTGAGAACCATTGTTTTCAATAATGTCCTTCCCTATAGATAAACTCTTTGTGTCATACTTGGACTCCaaatctgaaagaaaagaaaaaaatattttttcatgtgttacaaaaataaaagttacagaatacagaggagaaaaattgaaaataattcacAATATAAGTGAATGATTAAAATGCTGTTATGAAGTCTGAAGGGTAAAGAAAGCTCAGAGAATGATAAGAGCATGATATAAGGTTTGTGATAAGGGAAACAGATTCAGTCAGTGGGTCTGAAATCCAGGCATTGATCATTACCTAGTAAGCTTGTTGTCAAGTACTGATTTCAGGAACCAGTCCAGATAAACTGAATCAACATCTGTAGATGTAGACCTAGTCATCAGTATCTCATAGAGACACTGCTAATGCAGACTAAAATTTGATAATCTATACATACTtacaattttgtgatttttctcttttgttttttttttttacacaatagAATCCAAACACTTTACCATGGATGACAAGGTGCTGCTTTTAAGACCTCATTTTAATTCATTATCTCCTTTCACCTAATCTTTGATCTCCTACATCAAACCACATTTCTTATCATATAGAGCTACCCAGAGGATGTTTTATTTCTCAGaaatgagttccttatataccACCTCCTTTTCATTGTCCAGGTCTAAAAGTTACTACCCTCAAAAGGATGTACTGTCTGACTCTAAGTAAGTTCATATCTATATCTCTATTCTAATACCTAGTTCCTTGCCCTCATATCCATTTTTTTCAATTGTGTATTCAGTAATTTTCTCT
This genomic window from Diceros bicornis minor isolate mBicDic1 chromosome 34, mDicBic1.mat.cur, whole genome shotgun sequence contains:
- the ZNF529 gene encoding zinc finger protein 529 codes for the protein MGRVEPGARVSAREAPEVEESIATYIMARSSFDGEPVCGAPHAVMPEVEFPDQFLTVLTMDHELLTFRDVVINFSQEEWDYLDSAQRDLYWDVMMENYSNLVSLDLESKYDTKSLSIGKDIIENNGSQWKVTESGQFIGLETSIFRTDWQSKSKIEVQRPEVGYFGQMKIISEKVPNYKNHNSIKLHQKIYDSKKPYECKEYGKFFSCDLNFAEYDRIHTGEKTYECNGYWKTFGVDDPHTLPLNSHIGVNPCKYMEYENAFHFYEDFSVHQKIHDDQKCYKCKEYGRTFRRVEEIAPLQRMHDVEKPYECTFCGKSFRVHAQLTRHQKIHTDEKPYRCMECGKDFRFHSQLTEHQRIHTGEKPYKCVQCEKVFRISSQLIEHQRIHTGEKPYACKECGKTFGVCRELARHQRIHTGKKPYECKACGKVFRNSSSLTRHQRIHTGEKPYKCKECGKAFGVGSELTRHQRIHSGQKPYECKECGKFFRLTSALIQHQRIHSGEKPYECKVCGKAFRHSSALTEHQRIHTGEKPYECKACGKAFRHSSSFTKHQRIHTGKKPYECKECGNTYSMGRHFT